A single Oryctolagus cuniculus chromosome 18, mOryCun1.1, whole genome shotgun sequence DNA region contains:
- the CIAO2B gene encoding cytosolic iron-sulfur assembly component 2B, which produces MVGGGGMGGGLLENANPLIYERSGERPVTAGEEDEQVPDSIDAREIFDLIRSINDPEHPLTLEELNVVEQVRVQVSDPESTVAVAFTPTIPHCSMATLIGLSIKVKLLRSLPQRFKMDVHITPGTHASEHAVNKQLADKERVAAALENTHLLEVVNQCLSARS; this is translated from the exons ATGGTGGGGGGTGGCGGCATGGGGGGCGGCCTCCTGGAGAACGCTAACCCCCTCATCTACGAGCGCTCAGGGGAGCGGCCGGTGACGGCGGGGGAGGAGGACGAGCAGGTTCCGGATAGCATTGACGCACGCGAGATCTTCG ATCTTATTCGCTCCATCAATGATCCGGAGCATCCGCTGACCCTGGAGGAGTTGAACGTAGTAGAGCAAGTCCGGGTTCAG GTCAGCGACCCCGAGAGCACAGTGGCTGTGGCCTTCACCCCCACTATTCCGCACTGCAGCATGGCCACCCTTATTGGCCTGTCCATCAAGGTCAAGCTTCTGCGGTCCCTTCCCCAGCGTTTCAAG ATGGACGTGCACATTACTCCAGGGACCCATGCCTCTGAGCACGCGG tgAACAAGCAGCTTGCCGATAAGGAGCGGGTGGCGGCCGCGCTGGAGAACACGCACCTGCTGGAGGTTGTCAATCAGTGCCTGTCAGCTCGCTCCTGA